The following are encoded in a window of Paraburkholderia sp. HP33-1 genomic DNA:
- the alc gene encoding allantoicase translates to MALPILDPNAPEFTRRYVNLADPRLGAQALEASDEFFAPKDRMLNPEPAVFIPGKYDNNGKWMDGWETRRKRTTGYDWCIVKLARPGVIKGLDLDTSHFTGNFPPAASVEAARVVDGLPNEATQWTEIVPSTTLQGNSHHYLEVGDASAYTHLRVNIYPDGGIARLRVYGQPQVDWAGASRAEQFDLAAMENGAYLVGANNQHFGAASTLLMPGRGVNMGDGWETRRRREPGNDWAIIALAQPGVIRKIEVDTAHFKGNYPDRCSIQAAYVMGGTDSSLVTQAMFWPVLLGEQKLQMDKQHFFESEIAALGPVTHVRFNIYPDGGVSRLRLWGTLE, encoded by the coding sequence ATGGCACTTCCGATTCTCGACCCCAACGCACCGGAATTCACGCGCCGTTACGTAAATCTGGCGGACCCGCGTCTGGGCGCGCAGGCACTCGAGGCCAGCGACGAATTCTTCGCGCCGAAGGACCGCATGCTGAATCCGGAACCGGCCGTCTTCATTCCGGGTAAGTACGACAACAACGGTAAGTGGATGGACGGCTGGGAAACGCGCCGCAAGCGCACGACGGGCTACGACTGGTGCATCGTCAAACTCGCGCGGCCGGGCGTGATCAAGGGGCTCGACCTCGACACCAGCCACTTCACCGGCAACTTCCCGCCGGCGGCGTCGGTGGAAGCGGCGCGCGTTGTCGATGGCTTGCCGAACGAGGCGACGCAATGGACCGAGATCGTGCCGTCGACCACGTTGCAGGGCAATAGCCACCACTATCTCGAAGTCGGCGACGCGAGCGCGTACACGCATCTGCGCGTGAACATCTATCCGGACGGCGGTATCGCGCGTCTGCGTGTGTACGGTCAGCCGCAGGTAGACTGGGCCGGCGCGAGCCGCGCCGAGCAGTTCGATCTCGCCGCGATGGAAAACGGCGCGTATCTGGTCGGCGCGAACAACCAGCACTTCGGCGCAGCCTCGACGCTACTGATGCCGGGTCGCGGCGTGAACATGGGCGACGGCTGGGAAACGCGCCGTCGTCGCGAGCCGGGCAACGACTGGGCGATCATCGCGCTCGCGCAGCCGGGCGTGATCCGCAAGATCGAAGTCGACACCGCGCACTTCAAGGGCAACTATCCGGATCGCTGCTCGATCCAGGCCGCGTACGTGATGGGGGGGACCGACAGCTCGCTCGTCACGCAGGCGATGTTCTGGCCGGTGCTGCTCGGCGAACAGAAACTGCAGATGGACAAGCAGCATTTCTTCGAAAGCGAGATCGCGGCGCTCGGGCCCGTCACGCATGTGCGCTTCAACATCTATCCGGACGGCGGCGTGTCTCGTTTGCGTCTGTGGGGTACGCTCGAATGA
- the uraD gene encoding 2-oxo-4-hydroxy-4-carboxy-5-ureidoimidazoline decarboxylase, with protein MKAMQYTLDQLNSISGGAFVAALSGIFEHSPWVAEVAARERPFASIDELHRRMSQIVETSGEDKQLALIAAHPELAGKAAVRGELTAESTREQSGAGLEQCTREEFDKLHELNRAYREKFGFPFILAVRGYDRHGIIANFESRVNNSRAEEMRASLDQIYRIARLRLDDLIGA; from the coding sequence ATGAAGGCGATGCAATACACCCTGGACCAACTCAACAGCATCTCGGGCGGCGCGTTCGTCGCGGCGCTGTCGGGCATCTTCGAGCACTCGCCGTGGGTCGCCGAAGTCGCAGCGCGTGAGCGACCGTTCGCGAGCATCGACGAATTGCATCGCAGGATGTCGCAGATCGTCGAAACGTCGGGCGAGGACAAGCAGCTCGCGCTGATCGCCGCGCACCCGGAGCTGGCCGGCAAGGCTGCGGTGCGTGGCGAACTGACCGCCGAATCGACGCGCGAGCAAAGCGGCGCGGGTCTCGAGCAATGCACCCGGGAAGAGTTCGACAAGCTGCATGAGTTGAACCGCGCGTATCGCGAGAAATTCGGCTTTCCGTTCATTCTCGCGGTGCGCGGCTACGACCGCCACGGCATCATCGCGAACTTCGAATCGCGCGTGAACAATAGCCGCGCCGAGGAAATGCGCGCGAGCCTCGATCAGATCTATCGCATTGCACGTTTGCGGCTCGACGACCTGATCGGCGCGTGA